The Callospermophilus lateralis isolate mCalLat2 chromosome 3, mCalLat2.hap1, whole genome shotgun sequence genome has a segment encoding these proteins:
- the LOC143394677 gene encoding olfactory receptor 11H6-like, whose protein sequence is MVSDFILLGFPCRWEIQIFLFSIFFMTYILTLLGNMAIVCAVRWDHRLHTPMYILLANFSFLEICYVNSDVPNMLANFLSRTKAISFTRCLLQLYFFFSLGTTECLFLSIMAYDRFLAICRPLHYPTIMTTKFCNGLVIFCWVYGFLWFLIPVILITQLPFCGPNVIDDFLCDLGPLLTLASACVPIPGTVLICGTMSSLLIFATFFYIIGSYTLVLRAVIQVPSAAGRKKAFSTCSSHLAVVFLFYGSVMMTYVSPGSGQAEGMQKFTTLFYSVLTPFFNPMIYSLRNKEMKDALKKVLGGSPN, encoded by the coding sequence ATGGTGAGCGACTTCATCCTCTTGGGCTTCCCCTGCCGCTGGGAAATACAGATCTTCCTTTTCTCCATATTCTTTATGACTTACATCCTGACTCTGCTCGGAAATATGGCCATCGTATGTGCAGTGCGCTGGGACCACCGtctccacacccccatgtacaTTCTGCTGGCCAACTTCTCCTTCCTGGAGATCTGCTATGTCAACTCTGACGTGCCCAACATGCTGGCCAACTTCCTCTCCAGGACCAAAGCCATCTCCTTCACCCGGTGCCTCCTCCAGTTGTACTTCTTCTTCTCACTGGGCACAACTGAGTGCTTATTTCTCTCCATCATGGCTTATGACCGGTTCCTGGCCATCTGCCGCCCCCTGCACTACCCCACTATCATGACTACTAAGTTCTGTAATGGCCTGGTCATCTTTTGCTGGGTCTATGGTTTCCTCTGGTTTCTGATCCCAGTGATACTCATCACCCAGCTGCCATTTTGTGGCCCAAATGTGATTGATGACTTTCTGTGTGACCTGGGTCCCCTGCTGACCCTGGCTTCAGCCTGTGTCCCCATCCCAGGGACAGTTCTCATATGTGGAACCATGAGCTCCCTCCTCATTTTTGCTACCTTTTTCTACATAATTGGCTCCTACACACTGGTGTTGAGGGCTGTGATACAGGTGCCCTCTGCTGCCGGCCGGAAGAAGGCCTTCTCCACCTGCTCCTCACACTTGGCTGTCGTGTTTCTATTCTATGGATCAGTCATGATGACATACGTGAGTCCAGGGTCAGGACAAGCAGAGGGTATGCAGAAGTTCACAACTTTGTTCTACTCAGTTTTGACCCCCTTTTTCAATCCCATGATCTATAGCCTTCGGAATAAAGAAatgaaagatgccttgaagaaagTTCTAGGAGGTTCCCCAAATTGA